One Methanobacterium formicicum genomic region harbors:
- the xerA gene encoding site-specific tyrosine recombinase/integron integrase: protein MNHYSNGNWKSSQGDPTDTQRFMGITPGYPQNKNFLEAFDLQEMEEDYLFELEIRNYSRNTIKTYRSIINNFYKFLKDEEELYDERQVLRSFKRYIRHLKREKNVSQNYIYLVTVVVKKFFEFGGIHILEEVKTPKRTKSLPKSLNEDEVQSLIHAPEIHNPVDSSPTSESLRLRNKLLLALLYSSGLRVSELVTIQTNHLDLEERTIRIRGKGEKDRIVLFDDDTKALIEDFLEKRTCESEYLFVNRSGNHLTPRYVQMMIKDYARVAGIKKKVTPHILRHSFATHLLKNGVDIRAIQQLLGHSNLSTTQIYTSVDMETLKNVYDRAKLR from the coding sequence ATGAACCATTATTCCAACGGAAACTGGAAATCATCCCAGGGGGATCCCACTGACACCCAGAGATTCATGGGAATCACTCCGGGTTACCCCCAGAATAAGAATTTCCTGGAAGCATTCGACCTCCAGGAAATGGAAGAAGACTACCTGTTCGAACTGGAAATACGAAACTACTCACGTAACACCATCAAAACGTACAGGTCAATCATTAACAACTTCTACAAGTTCCTAAAGGATGAAGAAGAATTGTATGATGAAAGACAGGTTTTAAGAAGTTTCAAACGGTACATACGCCACCTGAAACGTGAAAAAAACGTTTCGCAAAATTACATCTACCTGGTCACGGTGGTGGTTAAAAAATTCTTCGAATTCGGAGGGATCCACATACTGGAAGAGGTTAAAACCCCTAAAAGGACCAAATCTCTACCAAAATCCCTTAATGAAGATGAAGTTCAGAGCCTTATCCATGCACCTGAAATTCATAACCCGGTAGATTCTTCACCTACATCTGAATCTCTAAGACTTAGAAATAAACTATTACTGGCCTTATTATACTCATCTGGTTTGCGTGTATCCGAACTGGTCACCATCCAAACTAACCACCTTGATCTGGAAGAGAGGACCATCCGGATCAGGGGGAAAGGGGAAAAAGATAGGATAGTTCTTTTTGATGATGACACCAAAGCTTTGATAGAGGATTTCCTGGAAAAAAGGACCTGTGAAAGTGAATACCTTTTTGTTAACCGTTCCGGGAACCACCTGACACCCCGCTACGTTCAGATGATGATCAAGGACTACGCACGGGTGGCAGGCATTAAAAAGAAGGTAACCCCCCACATATTAAGGCACTCGTTTGCTACCCACCTTTTAAAGAACGGTGTGGATATTCGTGCCATACAGCAGCTTTTAGGACACTCTAACCTATCTACTACTCAGATTTATACTAGTGTGGATATGGAGACACTTAAAAACGTCTATGACCGTGCAAAATTGCGTTAA
- a CDS encoding nucleoside deaminase, with product MKNKHQKFMEEAYKEAQISLQQGGIPIGAILVRDDEIIGRGHNKRIQHGSSILHAEMDCLENAGRLRGADYKKCTIYTTLSPCVMCSGAIILYQIPQIVIGENENFKGPEQYIKDNGVELINLNLPTCKEILKNFIENNPELWNEDIGI from the coding sequence ATGAAAAATAAACACCAAAAATTCATGGAAGAAGCTTATAAGGAGGCCCAGATCAGCTTACAACAAGGGGGAATACCTATCGGGGCTATCCTGGTTAGGGATGATGAAATAATAGGTCGGGGTCATAATAAGAGAATACAACATGGTTCCAGCATACTCCATGCCGAGATGGACTGTCTGGAAAATGCAGGCAGACTGCGCGGGGCAGATTATAAGAAATGTACAATTTACACCACCCTTTCACCGTGTGTCATGTGTTCCGGGGCAATTATACTCTACCAAATCCCACAAATAGTTATTGGTGAGAATGAAAACTTCAAGGGCCCGGAGCAATATATAAAGGATAACGGTGTGGAGTTAATAAACCTGAACCTGCCCACCTGTAAGGAGATCCTGAAAAACTTCATTGAAAACAATCCTGAATTGTGGAATGAAGATATAGGAATATAG
- a CDS encoding anaerobic ribonucleoside-triphosphate reductase activating protein encodes MLTGGVILSSLEYPGKMSLVIFTGGCPLRCPYCHNPEIIAGGDDTPLSTIKKEIDESLDFIDAVVITGGEPTMQMEGLGQILEYSREKGLKTKLDTNGCYPESLQEILELVDYVALDIKAPFAKYKEIIGVEIGEKVKKSMEIITNSNVFLECRTTYVPGLLEPEDVYEIARNIQCDIYTLQQFRNRVVLDEKLKNTPDTDPKELKEIALQIKPQLGKVKIKTSQFGEEII; translated from the coding sequence ATGCTGACTGGCGGCGTCATCCTATCATCCCTGGAATATCCTGGTAAAATGTCCCTGGTTATTTTCACCGGCGGGTGTCCCCTGAGATGTCCTTACTGTCACAACCCTGAAATCATTGCCGGAGGGGATGATACTCCCCTTTCCACTATTAAAAAGGAAATTGATGAATCCCTGGACTTCATCGATGCCGTGGTGATCACCGGGGGTGAGCCCACCATGCAAATGGAAGGACTGGGCCAAATCCTGGAGTACTCCCGAGAGAAGGGTTTGAAAACCAAACTGGATACCAATGGGTGTTATCCTGAGAGTTTGCAGGAAATACTGGAACTGGTGGACTATGTGGCCCTGGATATAAAAGCACCGTTTGCTAAATATAAGGAGATTATAGGTGTGGAAATTGGAGAAAAAGTAAAAAAAAGTATGGAAATAATTACAAATTCCAACGTCTTCCTTGAATGTCGTACCACCTACGTTCCGGGCCTGCTGGAACCAGAAGATGTTTATGAGATCGCCAGGAACATCCAGTGTGATATCTACACCCTGCAACAGTTTCGGAATAGAGTGGTGCTAGATGAAAAACTGAAAAACACACCAGATACTGATCCTAAAGAACTGAAAGAGATAGCCCTGCAGATCAAGCCGCAGCTGGGAAAGGTGAAAATTAAAACATCCCAGTTCGGTGAGGAAATTATTTAA
- a CDS encoding tetratricopeptide repeat protein: MPILLFGSRHLDLITGEKTTTIRKLWKNPLSQGDRLHCYWNLVSKERKKLFEAEVTGVEVVKFNRLIHDDELAREEGFQDAAELESEFRKMYPDHSSEDSLFQVIKFRKLPMDEWEGARINEKAMITKRADILFDVGKFDKSVMCYNAALKIDPQDVYLLNRKGDNLSRLGKFPQALECYDQALELEPDNEYVWNNKAIALLNSNRPEEALKANDHALEINGENMLVLYWRGFIMEMLGRFNEALACYDKILTLNPRDPEAWNAKGNLLSQIERAEDALECYDRSLELCLGEEADASTWNRKGNALMELNRFKEAVECYNEALALEPDNEIFLSNKGVAFIELGDFDKAVGCFRKVLIMNPKNEDAHILMDECLENL; this comes from the coding sequence ATACCAATACTGCTATTCGGAAGTCGTCATTTAGACTTGATAACTGGTGAAAAAACCACCACCATTAGGAAACTGTGGAAAAACCCTTTATCACAGGGAGACCGCCTGCACTGCTACTGGAATCTGGTTTCCAAAGAGAGGAAAAAACTATTTGAAGCAGAAGTGACCGGGGTGGAAGTGGTGAAGTTTAACCGTCTTATCCATGATGATGAACTGGCTCGTGAAGAAGGTTTCCAGGATGCTGCAGAGTTAGAATCTGAGTTTAGAAAGATGTACCCGGATCACTCCAGTGAAGATTCCCTTTTCCAGGTGATAAAGTTCCGCAAACTCCCCATGGATGAATGGGAAGGAGCCAGGATCAATGAAAAGGCCATGATCACCAAGAGGGCAGATATACTATTTGATGTGGGAAAATTCGATAAATCAGTGATGTGTTACAATGCCGCTTTAAAGATCGACCCCCAAGATGTCTACCTCCTGAACCGGAAGGGAGATAATCTCTCCCGTCTGGGAAAATTCCCCCAAGCACTGGAATGTTATGATCAGGCCCTGGAACTGGAACCTGACAATGAATACGTATGGAATAACAAAGCAATAGCACTTTTGAACTCTAACCGGCCGGAAGAAGCACTTAAAGCCAATGACCATGCCCTGGAAATCAACGGGGAGAATATGCTGGTGCTGTACTGGAGAGGTTTCATCATGGAGATGCTGGGACGTTTTAACGAGGCTTTAGCTTGCTATGATAAAATTTTAACACTGAATCCTCGGGATCCTGAAGCATGGAATGCCAAAGGAAATCTCCTATCCCAAATTGAGCGGGCCGAAGATGCCCTGGAATGCTATGATCGTTCCCTGGAACTCTGCCTGGGGGAAGAAGCTGATGCATCCACATGGAATCGTAAGGGAAACGCACTCATGGAACTTAATCGATTTAAAGAGGCCGTGGAATGTTACAATGAAGCTCTAGCCCTGGAACCAGATAACGAAATTTTCTTAAGCAACAAAGGAGTGGCTTTCATTGAATTGGGCGATTTTGATAAAGCGGTGGGTTGTTTCCGGAAAGTTCTTATTATGAACCCTAAAAATGAAGATGCCCATATCTTAATGGATGAATGCCTGGAAAATCTTTGA
- a CDS encoding DUF1284 domain-containing protein: MVNANSDGCLESPSGFLNMMENREASGSEPLRIRAHHLLCMQGFQGLGYSEEFTKNMALITDKLLNDSTFLLEIVTEADSICQHCPHLVGDRCDQEHPSRKISSMDLQVLKNLKIKSGTLISSREALSLTKNLHPRVVKKICGDCLWRDNCLYYQEKCPL, encoded by the coding sequence ATGGTAAATGCAAACAGCGATGGTTGTCTGGAGAGTCCATCCGGATTTTTAAACATGATGGAAAATAGAGAGGCCAGTGGCTCTGAACCCCTGAGGATCAGAGCCCATCACCTCCTCTGTATGCAGGGATTCCAAGGACTTGGTTACAGTGAAGAATTCACCAAGAACATGGCCCTGATTACTGATAAACTTCTGAATGATTCTACTTTTCTACTTGAAATTGTAACCGAAGCTGATTCTATCTGCCAGCACTGCCCTCACCTGGTAGGAGATAGATGTGACCAGGAACACCCCTCAAGAAAAATTAGCTCCATGGACCTCCAGGTTTTAAAGAATTTAAAGATTAAATCAGGGACTTTGATATCCTCCAGGGAAGCTCTATCCCTGACTAAGAATTTACATCCCCGTGTGGTTAAAAAAATATGTGGGGACTGCCTCTGGCGGGATAACTGTCTCTATTATCAGGAAAAATGTCCCCTTTAA
- a CDS encoding ATP-binding protein, which produces MYINMKKEFLGDIQSTADIQIPKDPLERVIGHDDVINFVKIAAKQHRNLLLVGPPGIGKSLIAQAISFHLPKPQEELTVVHNPERPERPFLEIKSRKEIESELRDLQRAEGDLVTPQEVPEVVAERLGFRCPNCETYTSAYQTICPHCGADKYSQLNVRRKHLGDLLGMFEMDNGPVDMPPERVTTTRMNQGREEVVIYERADGDKIKILDQHALEKRREMVEEKPKNVIVPLKRKSFIQATGASETELLGDVRHDPYGGHPDLGTQPYERVVPGAVHEAHEGVLFIDEIVHIAPLQRYILSAMQDKVFPIVGRNPQSAGSSVKVEDVPCDFIFVAACNIRDIPYILPPLRSRIQGEGYEILMRTTMPDTDENRAKMAQFVAQEIEIDGKIPHATRSAVEIIIEEARKRARVIDDQKDSLTLRLRDLGGLLRMAGDMAVMDKSKLIEDRHIKFAVKNAVSIEDQILERYQSLEQAMDRDLSSSQKMHSTRKGTPNDHVDRSYL; this is translated from the coding sequence ATGTATATCAACATGAAAAAGGAATTTTTAGGAGATATCCAGAGCACCGCTGATATTCAAATACCTAAAGATCCCCTGGAAAGAGTAATTGGCCATGATGATGTTATAAATTTTGTTAAAATAGCCGCCAAACAACACCGAAACCTCCTACTGGTTGGCCCCCCAGGTATTGGAAAATCACTCATAGCCCAGGCTATTTCTTTCCATTTACCAAAACCACAGGAAGAATTGACCGTAGTCCATAATCCAGAAAGGCCAGAAAGACCATTCCTGGAAATAAAAAGCAGGAAAGAAATAGAAAGTGAGCTGAGGGATTTACAAAGGGCAGAGGGGGACCTGGTAACTCCCCAGGAGGTCCCGGAAGTGGTGGCCGAGAGACTGGGATTTCGCTGCCCCAACTGTGAAACTTACACCAGTGCTTACCAAACCATATGTCCTCACTGCGGAGCAGACAAATACTCCCAACTGAATGTCCGCAGAAAACATTTGGGTGATCTATTGGGTATGTTTGAAATGGACAACGGACCAGTGGACATGCCCCCCGAGAGGGTTACCACCACCCGCATGAACCAGGGTCGGGAGGAAGTGGTGATCTATGAACGGGCGGATGGGGATAAAATTAAAATACTGGACCAGCATGCCCTGGAAAAAAGAAGGGAAATGGTGGAAGAAAAACCCAAAAACGTCATTGTGCCCCTGAAACGAAAAAGTTTTATACAGGCCACTGGAGCCAGTGAAACCGAGTTACTGGGTGATGTCCGCCATGATCCCTATGGAGGACATCCTGATCTGGGAACACAACCCTACGAAAGAGTGGTTCCCGGAGCAGTTCACGAAGCCCATGAAGGAGTGCTGTTTATAGATGAAATAGTTCACATAGCACCCCTGCAACGTTACATCTTGAGTGCCATGCAGGACAAGGTCTTTCCCATAGTGGGCCGAAACCCCCAGAGTGCCGGGAGTTCGGTTAAGGTGGAGGATGTTCCCTGTGACTTTATATTCGTGGCCGCCTGTAACATCCGGGACATTCCGTACATACTACCCCCACTGCGTTCCCGTATCCAGGGAGAAGGATACGAAATACTGATGCGAACCACCATGCCGGACACCGATGAAAACCGGGCCAAAATGGCTCAATTTGTGGCCCAGGAAATAGAAATTGATGGAAAAATACCCCATGCCACCCGTAGTGCAGTGGAAATAATCATAGAAGAAGCCAGAAAAAGAGCACGTGTAATCGATGACCAGAAAGATTCCCTGACATTAAGACTCAGAGATCTGGGAGGATTGTTACGAATGGCTGGTGATATGGCAGTTATGGATAAAAGTAAACTGATTGAAGATCGCCATATAAAATTCGCTGTTAAAAATGCGGTTTCTATAGAGGACCAGATTCTGGAACGTTACCAATCCCTGGAACAGGCCATGGACCGGGATCTATCCAGTTCACAGAAGATGCATTCTACCAGAAAAGGCACACCCAACGACCACGTGGACCGCAGCTACCTTTAA
- a CDS encoding biotin transporter BioY codes for MEINMDNYFQRRQSLFEWRSNTSLVNKVIMAFFMACITGIMAQVIIPLPWTPVPVTAQTFAVLMAGVVLGRRWGGISQIMYIAIGLLGVPWYAGLTGGYEILLGATGGYFLGFVLTAFVMGYVTDKYAQSRNFRPMLGLTFLVNFALIYIPGLLGLGLWMYLTEGTFPTFLTLISMGLLPFILGDLVKIGGVAALTKAITPKEDYQK; via the coding sequence ATGGAAATCAACATGGATAATTATTTCCAGAGGAGACAATCGCTATTTGAATGGCGGTCCAATACTTCTCTGGTAAACAAAGTAATCATGGCCTTTTTCATGGCCTGTATTACGGGAATAATGGCTCAGGTGATAATACCCCTTCCCTGGACTCCGGTCCCCGTGACCGCCCAAACCTTTGCTGTATTAATGGCTGGTGTGGTTCTGGGACGACGATGGGGTGGAATAAGCCAGATAATGTACATAGCAATAGGTTTACTGGGCGTGCCCTGGTATGCTGGTCTCACTGGTGGTTATGAAATCCTTTTAGGCGCTACCGGAGGATACTTCCTGGGATTCGTTTTAACGGCCTTTGTAATGGGTTACGTTACTGATAAATACGCCCAGTCTAGAAATTTCCGTCCCATGTTAGGATTGACCTTTCTGGTGAACTTTGCCCTGATTTACATCCCAGGTTTACTGGGACTGGGACTGTGGATGTACCTGACTGAAGGAACGTTCCCTACCTTCTTGACCCTGATAAGTATGGGTCTTTTACCATTCATACTAGGTGACCTGGTGAAGATAGGAGGAGTAGCAGCCCTCACCAAGGCTATAACTCCCAAAGAAGACTACCAGAAATGA
- the phrB gene encoding deoxyribodipyrimidine photo-lyase: MIPVPCIKKLNQNPLKDGDYVLYWMQASPRVHTNHALEYSIKKANQIKKPLLVFFGITNQFPEANNRHYTFLLQGLQDVQNALEKQGINMAIQMVSPPEGALELAENASMVVVDRGYLSIQREWIQKVIDGLQCPLIQVETNVVIPVETASSKEEYSAATIRRKINKKLDEFLIPLKREKLSTRFSDLDVDSLSLDDVDSIISRLGSKSKVVPVAKYEGGTGNAIKLLDTFIKHKLDKFPDRNDPSTDYLSHMSPYLHFGQISPLHIALEVLKTKSPGKSAYLEELIIRRELAVNFVYHNHEYDKLKCLPDWAYNTLMEHRKDKREYIYSFEEFENAETHDPYWNAAQLEMVHSGKMQGYMRMYWGKKILEWTQNPEEAHQIALKLNNRYELDGRDPNGYAGVAWCFGKHDRAWKEREIFGKVRYMNDQGLRRKFKMDSYLDAVNNLVDSSVS, translated from the coding sequence ATGATCCCTGTCCCATGTATTAAAAAACTAAACCAGAATCCTTTGAAGGATGGAGATTATGTCTTATACTGGATGCAGGCCTCTCCCCGGGTACACACTAACCATGCACTGGAATACAGCATAAAAAAGGCCAACCAAATTAAAAAGCCTTTATTAGTATTTTTCGGGATAACCAACCAATTTCCAGAGGCCAATAATCGGCACTACACCTTTCTACTCCAGGGACTTCAGGATGTTCAAAATGCACTGGAAAAACAGGGAATAAACATGGCAATTCAGATGGTCTCCCCGCCGGAAGGTGCCCTGGAACTGGCAGAGAATGCTTCAATGGTGGTTGTGGATAGGGGTTATCTGAGCATACAACGTGAATGGATCCAAAAAGTCATAGATGGACTACAATGTCCGTTGATACAAGTGGAAACCAACGTAGTAATTCCCGTGGAAACTGCCTCGTCTAAGGAAGAGTATTCTGCAGCCACTATCCGCAGGAAGATCAACAAAAAACTGGATGAATTTTTAATACCCCTGAAAAGAGAAAAACTAAGTACTCGTTTTAGTGATCTTGATGTAGATTCACTGTCCCTTGATGATGTAGATTCCATCATCTCGCGATTAGGGTCAAAATCTAAAGTAGTCCCTGTAGCTAAATATGAGGGTGGAACTGGGAATGCCATTAAACTACTGGATACTTTCATTAAACATAAGCTGGACAAATTTCCAGATAGAAATGATCCCAGCACGGACTACCTGTCCCATATGAGTCCCTACCTCCATTTCGGTCAGATATCTCCGTTACATATAGCACTGGAAGTTTTGAAAACCAAAAGTCCGGGTAAATCTGCCTACCTGGAAGAACTCATCATCCGCAGGGAACTGGCTGTGAATTTCGTATACCACAACCATGAATACGATAAACTGAAATGTCTCCCGGACTGGGCATATAACACCCTTATGGAGCATCGGAAGGATAAAAGAGAATATATTTACTCCTTTGAAGAATTTGAAAATGCAGAAACCCATGATCCTTACTGGAATGCAGCGCAACTGGAAATGGTACATTCTGGTAAGATGCAGGGATACATGCGCATGTACTGGGGTAAAAAAATCCTGGAATGGACTCAAAACCCGGAAGAAGCCCACCAAATAGCTCTTAAACTTAACAACCGGTATGAATTAGATGGTCGTGACCCCAATGGTTATGCCGGGGTGGCCTGGTGTTTCGGGAAACATGACCGGGCCTGGAAAGAACGGGAGATATTTGGTAAGGTACGTTACATGAATGACCAGGGTTTACGACGTAAATTTAAAATGGATAGTTACTTGGATGCAGTTAATAACCTGGTAGATTCATCAGTGTCCTGA
- a CDS encoding DUF5518 domain-containing protein, with amino-acid sequence MVKWGPVVVGFILAIILGNLFGIYVNQSWGVNLGLFIAGLIVGYWVHEGIIGGLWNATVAGAFGSIVMAILLIVGGTIFGGIAGFAAGAVTGFTIVIVSLIANIVFMGVGGAIGGIISGSD; translated from the coding sequence ATGGTGAAATGGGGACCGGTAGTGGTAGGTTTTATTCTGGCAATCATTTTGGGAAATCTTTTCGGGATATACGTGAATCAGTCCTGGGGAGTTAACCTGGGGCTGTTTATTGCCGGGTTAATAGTGGGATACTGGGTGCACGAGGGGATAATTGGCGGCCTGTGGAATGCTACTGTGGCCGGTGCATTTGGATCCATAGTTATGGCTATTCTTTTGATTGTTGGTGGAACCATCTTTGGTGGCATTGCCGGCTTTGCTGCCGGGGCAGTAACTGGATTCACCATTGTAATAGTATCTCTCATTGCCAACATCGTTTTCATGGGTGTTGGTGGAGCCATCGGTGGCATCATAAGTGGTAGTGATTAA
- the dnaG gene encoding DNA primase DnaG: MGAKEEISTTKYLIHAQINANGIVEKPDVVGAIFGQTEGLLSNDLDLRELQKTGRIGRIKVNINSKAGRSKGEIVIPSSLDRVETAILAASLETINRVGPCEAYIQVNKVEDVRAVKRRKVVDRAKELYKGMMEEVTPESLKMIEEVKEAMRIHEITDFGHDRLPAGPNVASSDAILVVEGRADVLNLLRYGVKNAIAVEGVSVPKTVAELTKKKTVTAFLDGDRGGDLILKELLQVGELDYVTRAPRGKEVEDLTKDEVMVALRDKIPVEQIYHDMGIKVDKPEKKQADKTPDKIRVLKGILKDVEGSGKAEILDDALNILKEVKVESLYDEIKGLQNSGAYAVVFDGVVSQRLIDIAKEKGLKQLVAVRMSEVVKKPSHLKIITR; this comes from the coding sequence ATGGGAGCAAAGGAAGAAATCAGTACAACTAAATATCTTATTCACGCTCAAATAAATGCTAACGGAATTGTAGAAAAACCGGATGTGGTTGGTGCCATATTCGGCCAAACTGAAGGACTTTTAAGTAATGATTTAGATTTAAGGGAGCTACAGAAAACTGGAAGAATCGGCCGGATTAAAGTAAACATCAACTCCAAGGCCGGAAGATCCAAGGGAGAAATTGTAATCCCTTCCAGCCTGGACCGGGTGGAAACTGCCATCCTGGCGGCGTCACTGGAAACCATAAACCGGGTAGGGCCCTGCGAAGCATATATCCAGGTTAACAAAGTGGAAGATGTCCGGGCAGTTAAACGAAGGAAAGTAGTGGACCGTGCCAAAGAACTCTACAAGGGAATGATGGAAGAAGTCACCCCGGAAAGCCTCAAAATGATTGAAGAGGTTAAAGAGGCCATGCGCATCCATGAAATCACTGATTTTGGCCATGATCGGCTACCGGCAGGTCCCAATGTAGCCTCTTCCGATGCTATTTTAGTGGTGGAAGGACGGGCTGATGTTCTGAATTTACTACGCTACGGTGTAAAAAATGCCATAGCAGTGGAGGGAGTCAGTGTACCTAAAACTGTGGCTGAACTAACCAAGAAAAAAACCGTAACTGCCTTCTTAGATGGTGACCGGGGTGGTGACCTTATTCTTAAGGAACTCCTCCAGGTAGGGGAACTGGACTACGTGACCCGAGCCCCACGAGGTAAAGAAGTGGAAGACCTCACCAAAGATGAAGTGATGGTGGCTCTCCGGGATAAAATACCCGTGGAACAGATCTACCATGACATGGGAATAAAGGTAGATAAACCCGAAAAGAAACAGGCCGACAAGACCCCCGATAAAATACGAGTACTGAAGGGAATACTCAAGGATGTGGAAGGATCAGGTAAAGCGGAAATCCTGGATGATGCCCTGAACATCCTCAAAGAAGTGAAGGTAGAATCTCTCTATGATGAAATAAAGGGCCTCCAGAATTCTGGGGCCTATGCCGTGGTATTCGATGGAGTGGTTAGTCAGAGACTCATTGACATTGCCAAAGAGAAGGGATTAAAACAGCTGGTGGCGGTGCGCATGAGTGAAGTGGTGAAAAAACCAAGCCACCTGAAAATCATCACCAGGTAG
- a CDS encoding YbgA family protein yields the protein MFILSREFPRPHLVSSRCIEFDACRYNGLIIRSSLVEKLKKYADFTPVCPEVGIGLGIPREPIHLEKDQDKIELIQPATGYNCTPKMLEFSDSFLKSVEGVDGFILKNKSPSCGVKAVKIYPKGEMSRPWTDGVGMFAAAVFRFFPSTPTEDEGRLRNLHLRENFLTRIYTLADFREKVSGDFSDMLEFHRKNKLLFSSYSQMYARKLGRLVANQKRSTFNDLVEKYENILKKMLLQDPQPPSNVNVLMHAFGHFSHDLTSPEKSFFLESLEKYRQGRVPLLVNQNLLKSWIIRFNKEYLGDQTFFEPYPEELMEITFI from the coding sequence GTGTTTATTCTGTCAAGAGAATTTCCCCGGCCACACCTGGTTTCCAGCAGATGCATAGAATTTGATGCCTGCCGTTACAACGGTCTTATTATAAGGAGTAGCCTGGTTGAAAAACTCAAAAAATACGCCGATTTCACGCCGGTATGTCCCGAGGTGGGAATCGGGCTGGGAATACCCCGGGAACCCATCCACCTGGAAAAGGACCAGGATAAAATAGAACTCATCCAGCCAGCCACCGGGTACAACTGCACCCCTAAAATGTTGGAGTTTTCTGATTCATTTTTAAAGTCAGTTGAGGGGGTAGATGGTTTCATACTGAAGAATAAATCCCCTTCCTGTGGAGTGAAGGCGGTTAAAATTTATCCCAAGGGTGAAATGTCAAGGCCCTGGACTGATGGGGTGGGAATGTTCGCTGCAGCAGTTTTCCGATTTTTCCCCTCAACTCCTACCGAAGATGAGGGTAGACTGCGCAACTTGCATCTGCGTGAAAATTTCCTAACCAGGATCTACACCCTGGCTGATTTTAGAGAGAAGGTATCGGGAGATTTCAGTGATATGCTGGAATTTCACCGAAAAAACAAGCTTTTATTTTCATCTTACAGCCAGATGTACGCCCGAAAACTGGGGAGACTGGTGGCCAATCAGAAGAGGAGCACGTTTAATGATTTAGTGGAAAAGTACGAGAATATCCTGAAAAAGATGCTTCTACAGGATCCGCAGCCCCCATCCAATGTCAATGTATTGATGCACGCTTTCGGCCATTTTTCCCATGATCTTACCAGTCCAGAGAAATCCTTCTTCCTGGAATCCCTGGAAAAGTATCGTCAGGGAAGGGTTCCCCTCCTGGTGAACCAAAACTTACTCAAATCATGGATCATACGTTTTAACAAGGAATATCTGGGGGATCAAACTTTTTTCGAACCTTACCCTGAGGAATTAATGGAAATAACCTTCATTTAA
- a CDS encoding PadR family transcriptional regulator produces MTLNRRFFLGFIRIHILHQASQGEIYGVQMIKELENHGYQVSPGTMYPILHALEREGFLKSRRENVQGKIRKYYKITGKGQKILTESRQKVGELTRELMV; encoded by the coding sequence TTGACCTTAAATCGAAGGTTTTTCCTGGGCTTTATACGGATCCACATACTACACCAGGCAAGCCAGGGCGAGATTTATGGAGTGCAAATGATAAAGGAACTGGAAAACCATGGTTACCAGGTCAGCCCCGGAACCATGTACCCCATCCTCCATGCACTGGAAAGGGAAGGTTTCCTGAAAAGCAGAAGGGAAAATGTCCAGGGAAAAATCAGGAAGTACTACAAAATAACTGGTAAGGGCCAGAAGATCCTAACAGAATCACGCCAGAAGGTGGGTGAACTCACCCGTGAATTAATGGTTTAA